In Yarrowia lipolytica chromosome 1F, complete sequence, a genomic segment contains:
- a CDS encoding uncharacterized protein (Compare to YALI0F05500g, similar to uniprot|P38127 Saccharomyces cerevisiae YBR192w RIM2 mitochondrial carrier protein, similar to Saccharomyces cerevisiae RIM2 (YBR192W); ancestral locus Anc_8.552), whose translation MKDYVRPKSTLESDEGSATYPAMRLSEDKATPVDQVVQVSPWVHFVAGGIGGMTGAVFTCPLDVVKTRLQADFYKTQLAEMRTAYGNPKGPFRNAWLHFVETGSILKNIYRQEGYRALFKGLGPNLVGVIPSRSINFFTYGVGKEFIAKEFNDGKEASWVHLLAAANAGIVTSTCTNPIWLIKTRLQLDKASPETHLRQYKNSWDCLRQVMRTEGIRGLYKGLTASYLGASESTLQWVLYEKMKQLIRNKEKQRQIHGYKRTSLDSFLDWSAQSGAAGAAKLMASLVTYPHEVVRTRLRQAPSETGGRLKYTGLVQCFKLVVKEEGFLALYGGLTPHLLRTVPNSIIMFGTFELVVKMLST comes from the coding sequence ATGAAGGACTACGTACGACCCAAGAGCACGCTGGAGAGCGACGAGGGCTCCGCGACATACCCTGCGATGCGGCTTTCGGAAGACAAGGCGACGCCCGTGGACCAGGTGGTCCAGGTTTCGCCCTGGGTCCATTTTGTGGCGGGAGGTATCGGAGGCATGACCGGAGCTGTCTTCACTTGTCCTCTGGACGTTGTCAAGACCCGTCTACAGGCTGATTTCTACAAAACACAGCTCGCAGAGATGCGAACTGCTTACGGCAACCCCAAAGGCCCGTTCCGAAACGCCTGGCTGCACTTTGTCGAGACCGGCAGCATTCTCAAAAACATCTACAGACAGGAGGGCTATCGGGCGCTGTTCAAGGGTCTGGGGCCCAATCTGGTCGGCGTCATCCCTTCTAGATccatcaacttcttcacctACGGAGTGGGCAAGGAGTTCATCGCCAAGGAGTTCAACGACGGCAAGGAAGCGTCGTGGGTTCACCTGCTGGCCGCCGCCAACGCCGGCATCGTCACATCCACATGCACTAACCCCATCTGGCTCATCAAGACCCGTCTGCAGCTGGACAAGGCCTCTCCAGAGACCCATCTCAGACAGTACAAAAACTCGTGGGACTGTCTGAGGCAGGTGATGCGAACGGAGGGAATCAGAGGTCTCTACAAGGGTCTGACAGCGTCGTATCTGGGCGCCTCCGAGTCCACCCTGCAGTGGGTGCTCtacgagaagatgaagcAGCTCATTCgaaacaaggagaagcagagaCAGATTCACGGATATAAGCGAACGTCGCTGGACTCGTTTTTGGACTGGTCGGCCCAGAGTGGAGCTGCCGGAGCTGCCAAGCTCATGGCCTCGCTCGTCACTTACCCTCATGAGGTTGTTCGAACCAGATTGAGACAGGCTCCCTCGGAGACCGGAGGACGACTCAAATACACCGGTCTAGTCCAGTGTTTCAAGctggtggtcaaggaggagggcttCCTGGCTCTCTACGGAGGTCTGACACCGCATCTGCTGCGAACAGTGCCCAATTCCATCATCATGTTTGGCACCTTTGAGCTCGTTGTCAAGATGCTGTCCACCTAA
- a CDS encoding uncharacterized protein (Compare to YALI0F05478g, similar to Saccharomyces cerevisiae APC5 (YOR249C); ancestral locus Anc_8.689, similar to uniprot|Q08683 Saccharomyces cerevisiae YOR249c APC5 component of the anaphase-promoting complex), producing the protein MEYSLVGFLTPFKIALAGLIMIYLDGDIATDRMSLMLKLLPYVQGNHLDLTLDQLLELTGDTRTISTGETVQKVLLRRLQAIKSLDALAMYILYLDRYLDEPNEAHPDIEDVHDHRAQIPRLIKRDSFFFSFFRKCFLSFDCMEFDEISREFEALQTWLSRSRQFQKLEQPPNYDDSILDESAVELDDASAFSSYIHDFVEKSHNNPNLMAYSDVDQVVQQHTKDIREKKKHLDPQIASLATSIEGQVPPSLHHMEYVIRHEARDSKALDYLHQYFDYTMHSDNRSMFHYALFSLATFHADFDCNLEACRAAEEAINMARESNDHAGLAYILSWLYSFLENRPRDKKLTQAFQDEQFGTQEQLLNFIKRRCSSNPTLYVLGQFSETKHIMATSGSLSQALESLFRGTFVQLHHDPQTISVDQCLLQSVIYSRMGIGALAMVPLDMALESDTDVPLTTVRDLKASVLLDRGRVFEATELSSDPIIQLRVAMHHEDSDQVERLLARFESNLVYPQLEYRYLELSWARTQKGFSSALLDSIQEQIEWIESRGLDVYWKLRFVLLYTECLIDQQPHSSRALSLTFKCVQQTEASGITVLLLEAIQLLAKVLVGSGNYTDAISVLDASMPKCCETENAELIGRGYSLLADAAIGYYRVSEISDLLNSANRYLHSALQWYSKVEKKRESRDLSAKLYHLAKLRKVDDATLHAYEKRALRERDREWE; encoded by the coding sequence ATGGAATATTCGCTGGTGGGGTTTCTGACCCCGTTCAAAATCGCTCTGGCGGGGCTCATCATGATATATCTTGATGGAGACATTGCCACAGACCGCATGTCTCTCATGCTCAAGCTACTTCCCTACGTGCAGGGCAACCATCTCGATCTGACTCTGGATCAGCTACTGGAGCTTACCGGCGACACAAGGACGATTTCGACAGGTGAAACGGTCCAGAAGGTGCTTCTGCGTCGGTTACAGGCCATAAAGTCGCTGGACGCTCTTGCCATGTACATTCTGTATCTGGATCGGTATCTGGATGAACCCAACGAAGCTCATCCTGATATTGAAGATGTACACGACCACCGTGCCCAGATTCCGCGTCTAATCAAACGTGACTCGTTcttcttttcgtttttcCGAAAATGCTTTCTCTCGTTCGATTGCATGGAGTTTGACGAAATCAGTCGCGAATTTGAAGCTCTACAAACATGGCTGTCACGATCACGTCAGTTCCAAAAACTCGAACAGCCGCCCAACTACGACGATTCGATACTGGACGAGTCCGCCGTTGAGCTGGACGACGCCAGCGCCTTCTCCAGCTATATTCACGACTTTGTGGAAAAGTCCCACAACAATCCCAACTTGATGGCGTACTCGGACGTGGATCAGGTGGTCCAGCAGCATACCAAGGACATCcgggagaagaagaaacatCTGGACCCACAGATCGCGTCTCTGGCAACCAGCATCGAGGGCCAAGTGCCCCCTTCATTGCATCATATGGAATATGTGATCAGACACgaggcacgtgactcaaaGGCCCTCGACTACCTACATCAGTACTTTGACTACACTATGCATTCCGACAACCGCAGCATGTTCCACTATGCGCTCTTCAGTCTAGCTACTTTCCATGCTGACTTTGACTGCAATCTTGAAGCCTGCAGAGCTGCAGAGGAGGCTATCAACATGGCCAGAGAATCTAACGACCATGCCGGACTCGCGTACATTCTCTCGTGGTTGTACTCCTTTCTGGAGAACCGTCCCAGAGACAAGAAACTGACCCAGGCATTCCAAGATGAGCAGTTTGGCACACAggagcagcttctcaacTTTATCAAGCGAAGATGCTCCTCGAACCCCACTCTGTACGTGCTGGGTCAGTTTTCCGAGACAAAACACATTATGGCCACGTCTGGGTCGCTGTCTCAGGCCCTGGAGTCTCTGTTCAGAGGCACTTTTGTGCAACTTCATCACGATCCCCAGACAATCAGCGTGGATCAATGTTTGTTGCAGTCCGTCATCTACTCGCGAATGGGAATCGGAGCACTGGCCATGGTGCCCCTAGATATGGCCCTCGAGTCGGATACAGATGTACCCCTGACTACAGTGCGAGATCTTAAGGCGTCTGTTCTTCTGGATCGGGGCCGGGTATTCGAAGCCACAGAGCTTTCTTCCGACCCGATCATTCAGCTGCGAGTTGCCATGCACCACGAAGACAGTGATCAGGTGGAGCGTCTATTAGCTCGATTCGAGTCCAATCTTGTCTACCCTCAACTCGAGTACCGCTACTTGGAGTTAAGCTGGGCACGGACCCAAAAGGGGTTCTCTTCTGCTCTTCTTGATTCTATTCAGGAGCAGATTGAGTGGATTGAAAGCAGGGGGCTTGATGTGTACTGGAAGCTGCGGTTTGTCTTACTCTATACTGAGTGTCTGATTGACCAACAGCCTCATTCCAGTCGAGCTCTATCGCTCACATTTAAGTGTGTGCAGCAGACTGAGGCGTCTGGAATCACCGTCCTACTTTTGGAAGCCatccagctgctggccaaggtgCTGGTGGGGTCAGGGAACTATACCGACGCCATTTCAGTTCTTGACGCGTCCATGCCCAAGTGCTGCGAGACAGAGAATGCAGAACTCATTGGCAGGGGATATTCTCTGCTTGCAGATGCTGCTATCGGGTACTACCGAGTGTCTGAGATTAGCGATCTGCTCAATTCTGCAAACAGGTACTTGCATTCGGCTCTGCAATGGTACAGtaaggtggagaagaaacgGGAGTCACGGGATCTGTCGGCTAAGCTGTACCATCTGGCGAAGTTGAGGAAGGTCGATGATGCTACCCTGCATGCTTATGAGAAGAGGGCgttgagagagagggaTAGGGAGTGGGAGTAG